The Chitinophaga sp. H8 genome contains a region encoding:
- a CDS encoding HvfA family oxazolone/thioamide-modified RiPP metallophore, whose amino-acid sequence MQQNNTSNKKVIFSGSLVAAAILGLTAVQGNAAPVTTYAHLGSGAEVRNALLGGSNTGNVFELKCGEKKDSTGKAKDAKCGASKASKTKEGKCGEGKCGEGKCGSKKGKKAKKDSTAPAAAKPAAGAK is encoded by the coding sequence ATGCAACAGAACAACACCTCTAACAAAAAAGTGATTTTTTCCGGGTCTTTAGTCGCTGCGGCTATCCTGGGCCTTACAGCAGTACAGGGTAATGCTGCTCCTGTTACTACTTATGCTCATCTGGGATCTGGTGCTGAAGTAAGAAATGCTTTGCTGGGTGGAAGCAATACCGGCAATGTATTTGAATTGAAATGTGGTGAAAAGAAGGATTCTACCGGTAAGGCAAAAGATGCCAAATGCGGGGCTTCAAAAGCCAGTAAAACAAAAGAAGGGAAATGTGGAGAAGGAAAATGCGGAGAGGGGAAATGTGGCAGTAAAAAAGGGAAGAAAGCGAAAAAGGATTCTACTGCTCCTGCCGCCGCAAAACCTGCAGCAGGCGCTAAGTAA
- a CDS encoding HvfC/BufC N-terminal domain-containing protein — translation MNLLPDTYHIQQNFSKYCRTGKKADLPGIPANRLKHYRRLVFNVIQDTMASAFPIAYNNIPRRKWDKMLQDFFSNHHCQSYQMWKLPLEFYTYAVEHNWEESYALPYLNDLLSFEWAEMEVYNMEDLPVPPYRRNGNWLEEELVLNPEFRLLALAYPVHLIAPVRELVAKKGTYYVLIYRQPGSGEVQFIDLSPWLAFTVEQLAQGNPLSALLEFAPSLNLTDIPSLQKDTLVFLQQMQQQHFVMGVKP, via the coding sequence ATGAATTTGTTGCCTGACACCTATCATATTCAGCAAAACTTTTCGAAGTATTGCCGCACCGGTAAAAAAGCAGATCTGCCAGGTATTCCTGCCAACAGACTGAAACATTACCGCCGCCTCGTATTTAATGTAATCCAGGATACGATGGCATCCGCATTTCCCATTGCTTATAATAATATCCCCCGACGCAAATGGGATAAGATGCTGCAGGACTTTTTCAGTAATCACCATTGCCAGTCGTACCAGATGTGGAAGCTGCCACTGGAGTTTTACACTTATGCAGTAGAACATAACTGGGAGGAAAGCTACGCATTACCTTATCTGAATGACCTGCTTAGTTTTGAATGGGCAGAGATGGAAGTATATAACATGGAAGACCTTCCGGTACCTCCATACCGGCGGAATGGTAATTGGCTGGAAGAAGAGCTGGTATTAAACCCTGAATTCAGATTGCTGGCGCTGGCTTACCCGGTTCATTTAATAGCCCCTGTCAGGGAACTGGTGGCTAAAAAAGGTACCTATTATGTATTGATATACCGGCAGCCGGGAAGTGGAGAGGTGCAGTTTATTGACCTGTCTCCCTGGCTTGCATTTACAGTAGAGCAACTGGCACAGGGAAATCCGCTGTCTGCATTACTTGAATTTGCCCCTTCTTTGAATTTAACTGATATTCCCTCCCTGCAAAAAGATACCCTGGTATTTTTGCAGCAAATGCAGCAACAGCATTTTGTTATGGGGGTCAAGCCGTAG
- a CDS encoding DUF1624 domain-containing protein, giving the protein MPSSSYRIASIDILRGIIMIIMALDHTRDFFHQTAITADPLDIATTTPALYFTRWITHYCAPLFVFLSGISAFLAAQRRTRQQASLFLIKRGLWLVLIEITLVTLGLTFNPFYNFIILQVIWAIGWSMVILGLLSRLGYKAVLITGLVLFFGHNLSNYATLPATGVTGILWSALLTSPGIVVPLDTHHFVGIFYTILPWTGVMLLGYCTGYLYTQAYPAEKRKHVLLSAGFFLVALFMSLRIINVYGNPLPWKPQQDFLSNLLAFLNTSKYPPSLQYLCMTLGPGLVALPLLENAKTGWARIVSVYGSVPFFYYLLHFYLLHSLLVIVFFLSGYTAAQIADPASIFLFRPAQFGFSLPFVYTIWIGAVILLYFPCRRFQQYKKQHTHWWLSYV; this is encoded by the coding sequence ATGCCATCGTCTTCCTATCGTATTGCTTCTATAGATATCCTAAGAGGTATTATCATGATAATTATGGCATTAGACCATACCCGGGATTTCTTTCATCAAACGGCTATTACTGCCGATCCCCTGGATATTGCTACGACTACTCCTGCGTTATACTTCACCCGTTGGATTACACACTATTGTGCACCGTTGTTTGTATTTCTTTCCGGCATATCCGCTTTTCTGGCCGCACAACGGAGAACACGCCAACAAGCCAGCCTTTTTCTGATAAAGAGAGGGTTATGGCTGGTCTTAATAGAAATTACCCTGGTTACGCTGGGGCTAACCTTTAATCCCTTCTATAATTTTATCATTCTGCAGGTAATATGGGCCATTGGCTGGAGTATGGTCATTCTGGGCCTTTTAAGCCGCCTGGGTTACAAAGCAGTATTAATTACCGGGTTGGTTCTGTTCTTTGGGCACAACCTCTCCAATTATGCCACCCTGCCGGCTACAGGCGTTACAGGCATATTATGGTCTGCCTTGCTCACCTCCCCCGGTATTGTAGTACCATTGGATACTCATCATTTTGTGGGGATCTTTTATACCATCCTTCCATGGACAGGAGTAATGCTCCTGGGATATTGTACAGGGTATTTATATACGCAGGCGTATCCGGCAGAAAAGCGGAAACATGTGCTCCTTTCAGCCGGATTTTTCCTGGTGGCGCTGTTTATGAGCCTCCGTATCATTAATGTATATGGTAATCCACTTCCGTGGAAACCACAGCAGGATTTTCTCTCCAACCTGCTGGCCTTTCTTAACACCAGCAAATATCCCCCCTCCCTCCAATACCTTTGTATGACATTAGGCCCTGGTTTGGTGGCCCTCCCCTTGCTGGAAAACGCCAAAACAGGATGGGCCCGGATAGTCAGCGTATATGGCAGCGTGCCCTTCTTCTATTATCTGCTGCATTTTTATTTATTACACAGTTTGCTGGTAATCGTCTTTTTCCTGTCGGGGTATACCGCTGCTCAAATTGCAGATCCGGCTTCCATTTTCCTCTTCCGGCCGGCACAATTTGGATTCAGCTTACCTTTCGTATATACCATATGGATAGGGGCGGTTATTTTATTGTATTTCCCCTGCCGCCGGTTTCAACAGTATAAAAAGCAGCATACCCACTGGTGGTTAAGCTATGTATAA
- a CDS encoding aldose 1-epimerase family protein — MSDPKWKGKISHHAQLGGIETAVIDNGPGRGVRIAWINTGTGLRYKVVIDRAMDIMDAFYNQHNLSWLSCTGITPPAPFSDKGIEWLRTFGGGLITTCGLSHVGGPDKDAFGERSLHGRISNAPAEIISIIQPDPAMGKLEMSITGIIREATALGPNLILKRTISGVLGEAGIQVKDEVINRGNTPMPHMLLYHMNFGWPIVDEGARIIWNGSWTSRDEKSSEIFREGNDFYTCPPPLASHAGTGEAAAYIDVAADADGTCTCGVYNPALNMAVAIKFRKKELPWLTNWQHWGEGEYIMGLEPGTNPPIGQKAAREQGTLRQLAPGEQCNYHLDIRILTDQQAINKFLNDTTNVN; from the coding sequence ATGAGTGATCCGAAATGGAAAGGCAAAATATCCCATCATGCACAGCTGGGAGGGATAGAAACAGCGGTCATCGATAATGGTCCGGGCAGAGGAGTGCGGATCGCCTGGATCAATACAGGTACAGGCCTTCGTTATAAGGTGGTAATTGACCGGGCGATGGATATTATGGATGCATTTTATAATCAGCATAATTTGTCCTGGCTGAGCTGTACAGGCATCACACCTCCAGCGCCCTTTTCGGATAAGGGCATTGAATGGTTGCGAACCTTTGGTGGCGGATTGATTACTACCTGTGGGCTCTCCCATGTTGGAGGTCCCGATAAGGATGCATTTGGAGAACGCAGCCTGCATGGAAGAATCAGTAATGCACCTGCTGAAATTATATCCATCATACAGCCAGACCCCGCTATGGGCAAGCTGGAGATGAGTATTACGGGTATTATCCGGGAAGCTACTGCATTAGGGCCCAACCTTATTCTGAAACGCACCATTTCAGGTGTACTGGGAGAAGCAGGTATTCAGGTAAAGGACGAAGTGATCAACCGGGGCAATACCCCTATGCCACATATGCTGTTATATCATATGAATTTTGGTTGGCCAATAGTAGATGAAGGAGCCCGTATCATCTGGAATGGTAGCTGGACATCCAGGGATGAAAAAAGCAGTGAGATCTTCCGGGAAGGAAATGATTTTTACACCTGTCCGCCTCCGTTGGCCAGTCATGCAGGTACGGGAGAAGCTGCTGCTTACATTGATGTGGCAGCAGATGCTGATGGTACTTGTACGTGCGGGGTGTATAATCCTGCACTCAATATGGCGGTAGCTATAAAATTCCGGAAGAAGGAATTACCCTGGCTAACCAACTGGCAGCACTGGGGAGAAGGGGAGTATATTATGGGGCTTGAGCCTGGTACTAACCCACCTATCGGTCAGAAAGCGGCCAGAGAGCAAGGTACATTACGTCAGCTGGCACCAGGAGAGCAATGTAATTATCATCTGGATATCAGGATATTGACCGACCAGCAGGCCATCAACAAATTTTTAAACGATACCACTAACGTGAATTGA
- a CDS encoding class I mannose-6-phosphate isomerase, whose product MEKLSLAQKAFDQGKGILRLAPNWVPRSFCVPGRRIKLHPDDYYVLGGVRGGIDERWLSSTTPAKNGPLTGENEGLSVVIFNDGTKEERILLKDAISELKGAVIGKRLWDTYGAWPMYSKFFDNMGPLPHHIHHNDEKAALIGQLGKPEAYYFPPQLNNHGGDFPYTFMGISPGTTRDEIRECLKNFTKGDNKITSYSQAFKLDPGTGWDVPPGLLHAPGSLCTYEPQKASDVFAMYQSLVNEAIIPEELLWNGTPKESIGDFEALLDVIDWDLNLDPNIHENRYMAPKPVKPLAEMQAAGYTENWICYKSDAFSAKELTIQPGATVVIKDSAAYGIIMMQGHGKMGVWDIETPSLIRYGQLTNDEFFISEQAAVEGVKIVNASATDPIVMLKHFGPGNPDLVLK is encoded by the coding sequence ATGGAAAAATTAAGTTTAGCTCAAAAAGCCTTTGATCAGGGAAAAGGAATTTTACGTCTGGCACCTAACTGGGTACCAAGATCATTTTGTGTACCAGGAAGAAGGATTAAACTTCATCCGGACGATTATTATGTATTGGGTGGCGTACGTGGTGGTATTGATGAACGTTGGTTATCATCTACTACACCCGCCAAGAATGGGCCATTAACCGGCGAAAATGAAGGGTTAAGCGTTGTGATTTTTAATGACGGTACAAAAGAAGAACGTATCTTATTAAAAGATGCGATCAGCGAGCTGAAAGGTGCGGTGATCGGCAAGCGTTTGTGGGATACTTATGGTGCATGGCCTATGTACTCCAAGTTTTTTGATAATATGGGACCACTTCCCCATCACATACATCATAATGACGAAAAAGCGGCATTGATTGGGCAGCTGGGCAAACCGGAAGCTTATTATTTTCCACCTCAGCTCAATAATCATGGGGGTGATTTTCCTTACACATTTATGGGAATTTCTCCGGGTACTACCAGAGATGAGATCCGTGAGTGTCTGAAGAATTTTACCAAGGGTGATAACAAGATCACCAGCTATTCCCAGGCCTTTAAGCTAGATCCGGGAACAGGATGGGATGTGCCGCCAGGATTATTGCACGCACCAGGTAGCTTATGTACTTATGAACCACAGAAAGCATCGGATGTATTTGCCATGTACCAGTCACTGGTAAATGAAGCGATTATTCCGGAAGAGCTATTGTGGAATGGTACACCAAAAGAAAGCATAGGCGATTTTGAGGCCCTGCTGGATGTAATAGACTGGGATCTGAACCTGGATCCTAATATTCATGAAAACCGCTACATGGCGCCTAAGCCGGTAAAACCCCTGGCAGAAATGCAGGCTGCGGGATATACGGAAAACTGGATCTGTTATAAATCAGATGCTTTCAGTGCGAAAGAGCTGACCATTCAACCAGGTGCAACGGTGGTGATAAAAGATAGTGCAGCTTATGGTATCATTATGATGCAGGGCCATGGTAAAATGGGTGTGTGGGATATAGAAACGCCTTCCCTGATCCGTTACGGGCAACTGACTAATGATGAGTTTTTTATCAGCGAACAGGCTGCTGTGGAAGGGGTTAAAATAGTAAACGCTTCTGCTACAGATCCTATTGTGATGCTGAAACACTTTGGACCGGGAAACCCTGATCTGGTTTTAAAATAA
- a CDS encoding DUF6268 family outer membrane beta-barrel protein codes for MIRQQRFIIQLCLLLGLLTQADLLFAQLGGASLNGPGMAISVDYLPASRYIRPEDSVKTGSTTSQQRFNFGAAFLLSNKVDTATGKLRVWSASLSGSYAQLENKDYEKNIYPDELLGTQIGLQHYRSLNKRWTMLALLSAGINTDMEKIDQNDLFVNGGVVFIRKHNPKLSYGIGVVLTNSFGMPMVLPAFLVQWKTGERFKIDVVFPEKLSVSTRLNRYADIGLAFRMQGAAYDVEKRTDGKRLMGYAEMKLGLENTWHLSRKIDFIASGGSMLFSTTSFQEKKLSEMFKPKAEHRLATNYFLSAGLRWNFAPARR; via the coding sequence ATGATACGCCAGCAGAGATTTATTATTCAGTTATGCCTGTTATTGGGATTACTTACGCAAGCTGATTTGTTGTTTGCCCAATTAGGGGGTGCTTCTTTAAATGGGCCAGGTATGGCCATAAGTGTTGATTATTTACCCGCCTCACGTTATATAAGACCGGAAGATAGCGTTAAAACAGGCTCCACTACTTCCCAGCAGCGCTTTAATTTTGGTGCCGCCTTTTTACTTTCCAATAAAGTAGATACTGCCACGGGGAAGCTAAGGGTGTGGTCTGCGTCTTTATCAGGGTCTTATGCACAGCTGGAAAATAAAGATTATGAGAAGAATATATATCCGGATGAGTTACTGGGTACTCAGATAGGATTGCAGCATTACCGGAGCTTAAATAAGCGGTGGACAATGCTGGCACTCTTATCAGCAGGGATCAATACAGACATGGAAAAGATAGATCAGAATGACTTGTTTGTGAACGGAGGAGTAGTCTTTATCAGAAAACATAACCCTAAATTATCTTATGGTATTGGCGTCGTGCTAACCAATTCATTTGGTATGCCCATGGTATTACCCGCGTTTTTAGTACAGTGGAAAACCGGCGAACGGTTTAAGATAGATGTTGTTTTCCCGGAGAAGCTGAGTGTATCCACGAGATTGAACCGGTATGCAGATATTGGATTGGCGTTCCGGATGCAGGGAGCCGCCTATGATGTAGAAAAACGTACCGATGGCAAACGGCTGATGGGCTATGCCGAAATGAAGTTGGGGCTTGAAAATACATGGCATCTGAGCCGGAAGATTGATTTTATTGCTTCAGGAGGAAGTATGCTTTTTAGTACTACCAGTTTCCAGGAAAAGAAGTTGTCAGAAATGTTTAAGCCTAAAGCAGAGCACCGGCTGGCCACCAATTATTTCCTCAGTGCAGGTTTGCGCTGGAATTTTGCGCCAGCCCGCAGGTAA
- a CDS encoding c-type cytochrome, with protein MRISSNPSLKSLFTLTVAILVGISCNSVKDPASDEANADPKIAKLKLPADFRAEHLYNPSAEGLGSWVSMTFDDKGRMIVSDQYGSLYRLVLPAIGDTTKPKVEKLDIIDSNSKDTAKPKVSMGYAQGLLYAFNSLYVMVNHSSNDEFKKGSGLYRLQDTNGDDQFDKITLLKALDGEGEHGPHSIVLSPDKKSMYVVAGNFTAIPKMDSYRALPVWQIDNVLPLLRDPNGHDNTVANHGGWIAHIDSTGTNWELVSSGYRNPFDIAFNDAGELFTYDSDMEWDFGTPWYRPTRICHVTSGSEYGWRAGTEKWSPRYPDNLPPLLNIGQGSPTNFIYGGHANFPEKYRKSLFAFDWSFGIIYAIQTQADGASYKANAEEFLSGSPLPLTDGAIGPDGAMYFLTGGRRLESDLYRIYYTGKDAEKGEMVAVEPTADQKLRRQLEEYHGAPKAGAVDFVWPYLKHSDRFIRFAARIALEHQPVAQWQDRVLNEKDPVALTTATLALARQGNAAVKTQALKSLMGVDYTQLTEQQQIDFLRAIELVCARMGEPDAATKAQLAAYLNPQYPAKTNDLNRSLSKLMVYLDAPEAVAKTMALMSVAVDDTTGQKTAMESSDLILRNPQYGMDIANMLSKMPPLQQTYYAIALSAAKNGWTPELRDQYFQWFYKAFSYKGGHSFVGFIDNARKNALNNVPKPDFAHFNAISGDSLVNTSRNNTVQGSVQPKGPGRGWNVEEALAVVEKGEGPRNYEQGKAMFTASLCGACHGMRGEGGTAGPDLTQLGSRFSTKDILEAIIDPGKTISDQYGATEFKLKAGGSVVGRLVKQDSEKYYISQNPFAPQVLKEVLKKDVKNTAVSTVSPMLPGLINRLNEDELRDLIAYLKSGGNAQDTVFVAKK; from the coding sequence ATGCGTATATCCAGCAACCCATCTCTAAAATCACTATTTACCCTTACAGTTGCTATTCTTGTAGGAATTTCCTGTAACTCAGTAAAAGATCCGGCATCGGATGAGGCCAACGCGGATCCGAAGATTGCAAAACTTAAACTCCCGGCAGATTTTCGTGCGGAGCATTTATATAATCCTTCCGCAGAGGGATTAGGTTCCTGGGTGTCCATGACATTTGACGATAAAGGAAGAATGATTGTATCCGACCAGTATGGCTCCTTGTACCGCTTGGTACTTCCGGCAATCGGGGATACTACCAAACCTAAAGTAGAAAAACTGGACATCATCGACAGTAACAGTAAAGACACTGCCAAACCCAAAGTATCCATGGGATATGCACAGGGTTTGTTATATGCCTTTAATAGTTTGTATGTGATGGTAAATCACAGCAGCAATGATGAATTTAAAAAAGGTAGTGGATTATACCGTTTACAAGATACAAACGGTGACGACCAGTTTGATAAAATCACTTTGCTGAAAGCTTTGGATGGAGAGGGAGAACACGGCCCTCACAGCATCGTTTTATCTCCGGATAAAAAATCCATGTATGTGGTGGCAGGTAACTTTACCGCGATCCCTAAAATGGATAGCTATAGGGCGCTTCCGGTATGGCAGATAGACAATGTGCTGCCATTGCTGCGGGACCCTAACGGACATGACAATACGGTAGCTAACCATGGTGGATGGATTGCCCATATTGACTCTACCGGTACCAATTGGGAACTGGTAAGCTCAGGATACCGTAATCCGTTTGATATTGCCTTTAATGATGCCGGCGAGCTCTTTACCTATGATTCAGATATGGAGTGGGATTTTGGAACGCCCTGGTACCGTCCTACACGTATCTGCCATGTAACCAGCGGCAGTGAATACGGCTGGCGTGCAGGTACCGAAAAATGGTCGCCCCGCTACCCAGATAACCTTCCTCCTTTATTAAATATAGGACAAGGATCACCTACTAACTTTATTTATGGTGGTCATGCTAACTTCCCGGAGAAATACCGCAAATCCCTGTTTGCCTTTGACTGGAGCTTTGGTATTATCTATGCTATCCAGACGCAGGCAGACGGAGCATCTTATAAAGCCAATGCAGAAGAATTCTTGTCCGGTTCTCCTTTGCCATTAACAGATGGTGCTATAGGACCTGATGGTGCTATGTATTTCCTAACTGGCGGCCGCAGGCTGGAGTCAGATCTTTACCGTATTTATTACACCGGAAAAGATGCTGAAAAAGGTGAAATGGTGGCAGTGGAGCCAACAGCAGACCAGAAGTTACGTCGTCAGCTGGAAGAATACCATGGTGCCCCTAAAGCAGGTGCCGTTGATTTTGTTTGGCCTTATTTAAAGCATAGTGACCGCTTTATCCGCTTTGCGGCAAGAATTGCTTTAGAGCATCAGCCGGTAGCCCAATGGCAGGACCGCGTATTAAACGAAAAAGATCCGGTTGCATTAACTACTGCTACGCTGGCCCTGGCTCGTCAGGGGAATGCCGCTGTGAAAACACAGGCATTGAAATCACTGATGGGCGTGGATTATACACAGCTGACGGAACAGCAACAAATAGATTTCCTGCGTGCAATTGAACTGGTTTGTGCCCGCATGGGTGAACCAGATGCTGCTACCAAAGCACAATTGGCTGCTTACCTGAATCCGCAATACCCGGCTAAAACAAATGACCTGAACCGGTCCTTGAGCAAACTGATGGTATACCTGGATGCTCCGGAAGCAGTGGCTAAAACAATGGCATTGATGAGCGTAGCCGTAGATGATACCACCGGCCAGAAAACAGCGATGGAATCGTCTGATCTGATCCTGCGTAATCCACAATACGGAATGGATATTGCCAACATGTTATCCAAAATGCCTCCTTTACAACAAACCTATTATGCAATAGCGCTTAGTGCTGCTAAAAATGGCTGGACACCTGAGCTGCGGGATCAATACTTCCAGTGGTTCTATAAAGCATTTAGTTATAAAGGTGGACACAGCTTCGTCGGCTTTATTGACAATGCCAGGAAAAATGCACTTAATAATGTGCCTAAACCTGACTTCGCGCATTTCAATGCTATATCCGGCGATTCTCTTGTAAACACTTCCCGTAATAATACGGTGCAGGGATCTGTTCAACCTAAAGGACCAGGAAGAGGCTGGAATGTAGAAGAGGCATTGGCTGTTGTTGAGAAAGGAGAGGGCCCCCGTAATTATGAACAGGGTAAAGCCATGTTTACCGCATCTCTTTGTGGCGCCTGTCATGGTATGCGTGGAGAAGGCGGTACTGCCGGTCCTGACCTGACACAACTGGGTAGCCGCTTTTCTACAAAGGATATTCTGGAAGCGATCATTGATCCGGGAAAAACTATTTCTGATCAGTATGGCGCTACCGAATTTAAACTGAAAGCAGGTGGATCAGTAGTAGGCCGGTTGGTAAAACAGGATAGCGAGAAATACTATATCTCCCAGAATCCATTTGCACCACAGGTATTGAAAGAAGTACTGAAGAAAGATGTGAAGAATACCGCCGTTTCTACTGTTTCTCCTATGTTGCCAGGATTGATTAACAGGCTGAATGAAGATGAACTGAGAGATCTTATTGCTTATTTGAAGTCTGGCGGTAATGCACAGGACACTGTTTTTGTAGCTAAAAAATAA
- a CDS encoding HvfB family MNIO-type RiPP peptide maturase, giving the protein MVGLGFRRDFADEFILGKHIKPDFVEFAPENWMGIGGYWKKVLHQVVEKYPVLCHGLSLSIGSPDELDQEFLKYVKAFLREYNVQLYSEHLSYSKCDNAHMYDLLPIPFRRDAVAHIAARIRQVQDFLDRPLAMEIVSYYTPVAAEMSEVEFINEVVQQSGCQLLLDVNNIYVNAFNHQYNAKEFIQQLPLDKVAYIHMAGHEQVAPDLIIDTHGEAIIDPVYELFEWTIQRLHPVPVLLERDFNIPEMEELQGEMNRLQAICHKQWKQRNEFVA; this is encoded by the coding sequence ATGGTAGGGTTAGGTTTCAGGCGTGATTTTGCTGATGAGTTTATTCTTGGTAAGCACATAAAACCGGATTTCGTGGAGTTTGCTCCCGAAAACTGGATGGGTATAGGCGGATACTGGAAAAAAGTATTACATCAGGTAGTAGAAAAGTATCCGGTATTGTGTCATGGCTTATCCCTTTCCATTGGCAGCCCGGATGAGCTGGACCAGGAATTCCTGAAATATGTGAAAGCATTTTTGCGGGAGTATAATGTACAGCTGTATTCAGAACATCTGAGTTATTCCAAGTGTGATAATGCCCATATGTATGACCTGTTGCCTATTCCTTTCCGACGAGATGCGGTAGCCCATATCGCTGCACGTATCAGACAGGTACAGGATTTTCTGGACCGGCCGCTGGCCATGGAAATAGTATCTTATTATACACCTGTTGCAGCAGAAATGAGCGAGGTAGAGTTTATCAATGAAGTAGTGCAGCAATCGGGGTGTCAGCTATTGCTGGATGTGAATAACATTTATGTAAATGCCTTCAATCATCAGTATAACGCAAAAGAATTTATACAACAGCTGCCATTGGATAAAGTAGCCTATATTCATATGGCGGGCCATGAACAGGTAGCTCCGGATCTGATCATTGATACACATGGAGAAGCCATCATAGATCCGGTGTATGAGCTTTTTGAATGGACGATACAACGGTTGCATCCTGTACCGGTATTGTTGGAAAGGGATTTTAATATTCCGGAAATGGAAGAATTGCAGGGCGAAATGAACCGGCTGCAAGCTATTTGTCACAAACAATGGAAGCAGAGAAATGAATTTGTTGCCTGA
- a CDS encoding Pr6Pr family membrane protein, producing the protein MKTSSTTGLKKFFLIAGALLSTWGVLAQLYLVLVAPFKPGVTYGGAIIRVFSYMTIWTNTLVACHFITGWLAPTSRLNTFLTKPLIQTGTLVYILIVAIVYHLLLANTWNPTGWQAIVDTVLHYGVPVFYLVYWLLFGIIVRQEYKSAVKWLFYPLLYGIYALIRGVICHEYPYPFVDVNTLGYPEVFRNIGLLALAYYIIGMFILLMNNLFLAPRRS; encoded by the coding sequence ATGAAAACTAGCTCCACCACTGGCCTAAAAAAGTTTTTCCTGATTGCAGGTGCTTTATTGAGTACGTGGGGAGTATTGGCACAATTATATCTGGTATTGGTAGCACCCTTTAAGCCCGGTGTTACTTATGGTGGCGCAATCATCCGGGTATTTAGTTACATGACGATATGGACGAATACCCTGGTTGCATGTCATTTTATTACTGGTTGGCTGGCACCCACATCCCGGCTGAACACCTTTTTAACAAAGCCGCTTATCCAGACCGGTACACTGGTTTATATCCTCATAGTGGCCATTGTATATCATTTGCTGCTGGCTAATACCTGGAATCCTACTGGTTGGCAGGCTATTGTTGATACGGTATTACATTATGGGGTACCTGTTTTTTATCTGGTGTACTGGTTATTGTTTGGTATTATAGTCAGGCAGGAATATAAAAGCGCCGTAAAATGGCTCTTTTATCCTTTGTTATATGGTATTTATGCTTTGATCCGGGGAGTTATATGTCATGAATATCCTTACCCGTTTGTTGATGTAAATACATTAGGGTATCCTGAAGTATTCCGTAACATAGGTTTGCTCGCATTGGCCTATTATATTATTGGGATGTTCATCTTGTTGATGAATAATCTTTTCCTGGCTCCCAGGAGATCCTGA